A part of Citrifermentans bremense genomic DNA contains:
- the lptE gene encoding LPS assembly lipoprotein LptE yields the protein MRNRGGKPARSTILRTIVLALLLLVLAGGCGYRPVVQRGPLADANGVDIVLFTNKSFRSGVEGVLARDLIDEFALRTGQRVLPGDKAQLDLSGTVLSYTTTPVSYNRFDAIQEYAAALTVQATLREKRTQKVLWKGELTEQQVYPVNANIALQQNAEEAAIAKVTRRLAERIWQKIGERF from the coding sequence TTGCGTAACCGTGGCGGCAAACCGGCAAGGAGCACGATCCTGAGAACGATAGTCCTGGCGCTTTTGCTCCTGGTTCTGGCGGGCGGCTGCGGGTACCGCCCGGTGGTCCAGAGGGGGCCCCTTGCCGATGCCAACGGCGTCGACATCGTCCTCTTCACCAACAAATCGTTCCGTTCTGGTGTGGAAGGGGTCCTTGCTCGTGATCTCATCGACGAGTTCGCGCTGCGCACAGGGCAGCGGGTGCTTCCCGGGGACAAGGCTCAACTTGACCTCTCCGGAACCGTGCTCTCCTACACCACTACGCCGGTATCCTACAACCGTTTCGATGCCATCCAGGAGTACGCGGCGGCGCTGACCGTGCAGGCTACCCTGCGCGAGAAGCGCACCCAGAAAGTGCTCTGGAAGGGGGAGCTCACCGAGCAGCAGGTCTACCCGGTCAACGCCAACATCGCGCTGCAGCAAAACGCGGAGGAGGCCGCCATCGCCAAGGTGACGCGCCGTCTTGCCGAGCGTATCTGGCAGAAGATCGGGGAGCGCTTCTGA
- the holA gene encoding DNA polymerase III subunit delta — translation MKPEEFNKAVEKGELAPLYLLYGDEPYLVERAVKKLLERAVDPSFRDFNLNVFYGNECKGDEVFSAAQTLPMFAERRVVLVKKGGELSAGAMEILLSYVQDPCPGTCLILQAEKVDGRKKFYAELKKRGEAVEFKRPYENQLGPYVRDEVRAAGKKIDSAAAELLAYLVGNNLQELVSQIEKLCIYCGKKESIGVADVKAIVSDTKVESVFEFTDALGAKELPRALRMLTSLLQDGEAPLRILGAVARHYRQLWQVRELLDRRLPPAELAKASGINPYFLKKVTDQARNYTVGELKQVFERMLELDLAFKSGALEEPLFERFVMEACRK, via the coding sequence ATGAAACCGGAAGAGTTCAACAAGGCGGTCGAAAAGGGGGAGCTTGCGCCCCTTTACCTTTTGTACGGGGACGAGCCGTACCTGGTGGAGCGCGCCGTGAAGAAACTCCTGGAGCGCGCCGTGGATCCCTCCTTCCGCGACTTCAACCTGAACGTCTTCTACGGCAACGAGTGCAAGGGGGACGAGGTCTTCAGCGCCGCACAGACGCTTCCCATGTTCGCCGAACGGAGGGTCGTCCTGGTGAAGAAGGGTGGGGAGCTTTCCGCCGGCGCCATGGAGATCCTCCTCTCCTACGTGCAGGACCCCTGTCCCGGGACCTGCCTGATCCTGCAGGCGGAGAAGGTCGACGGGCGCAAGAAGTTCTACGCCGAGCTGAAAAAGCGCGGCGAGGCGGTCGAGTTCAAGCGCCCTTACGAGAACCAGCTGGGGCCCTACGTGCGCGACGAGGTGCGCGCCGCGGGGAAGAAGATTGATTCCGCCGCCGCTGAGCTTCTGGCCTACCTGGTCGGCAACAACCTGCAGGAGCTGGTCTCCCAGATCGAGAAGCTCTGCATCTACTGCGGCAAGAAGGAATCGATCGGCGTAGCCGACGTCAAGGCGATCGTCTCGGACACCAAGGTGGAGAGCGTCTTCGAGTTCACCGACGCCTTGGGTGCCAAGGAGCTCCCGCGCGCTCTCAGGATGCTCACCTCCCTGCTGCAGGACGGCGAGGCGCCGCTGCGCATCCTTGGCGCCGTGGCGCGTCATTACCGGCAGTTGTGGCAGGTGCGGGAACTTCTGGACCGCAGGCTTCCCCCCGCCGAACTGGCGAAGGCGTCGGGGATCAACCCCTATTTTTTAAAGAAGGTGACCGATCAGGCGAGAAACTACACGGTGGGTGAACTGAAGCAGGTTTTCGAGCGGATGCTGGAGCTGGACCTGGCCTTCAAGTCGGGAGCACTCGAGGAACCGCTCTTCGAGCGTTTCGTAATGGAGGCGTGCCGGAAGTAA
- a CDS encoding bifunctional nuclease family protein, giving the protein MTETKMGETKMYLEMKVFGFALDAIAQMPVIILKDAEEKHAVPVWINAQDSVAFAAQFVGREATARTRRKDVFTALVEQMELTLSRIVVESLKDGVFIASVRLVPRKGEEIRLEVHVTEAMLLSLRYQQPVLVDPEVLAQVSTLDLKEDGLAEENNARRFVDFLDHMDPAAMGKYPM; this is encoded by the coding sequence ATGACTGAAACCAAAATGGGAGAGACGAAGATGTATCTGGAGATGAAGGTGTTCGGCTTCGCGCTCGATGCCATCGCGCAGATGCCGGTGATCATACTGAAGGATGCCGAGGAAAAGCACGCGGTGCCGGTCTGGATCAACGCGCAGGATTCCGTTGCCTTTGCCGCCCAGTTCGTGGGACGCGAAGCGACCGCCAGGACCCGCCGCAAGGACGTCTTCACCGCCCTGGTGGAACAGATGGAGCTGACGCTTTCACGCATCGTCGTCGAAAGCCTCAAAGACGGCGTATTCATCGCGTCCGTGCGGCTCGTGCCCAGGAAGGGCGAGGAGATCCGCCTGGAGGTGCACGTGACCGAGGCGATGCTCCTCTCGCTCAGGTACCAGCAGCCCGTGCTGGTGGACCCCGAAGTGCTTGCCCAGGTCTCCACCCTCGACCTGAAAGAGGACGGCCTGGCCGAGGAGAACAACGCCCGCCGGTTCGTCGACTTCCTGGACCACATGGATCCCGCCGCCATGGGGAAGTACCCCATGTAG
- a CDS encoding M42 family metallopeptidase, whose protein sequence is MRDASFEFLQQLLAAPSPSGYEQPAQRVFRSYIEPFCQVATDVMGNVFGMIQGAGSNRPRVMIVGHSDEIGLQVRYLDDNGFIYFSAIGGVDPHITPGMKVHVHTAKGKLNGVIGKRPIHLIEPKERDTVIKLDAQYIDIGAANKKEAMEWVRVGDPITFAGNLERLFGDRVSSRGLDDKAGSFVVAEVLRRVSELPDQLPIDLYGVSSVQEEVGLRGGTTSSYSVNPDVGICVEVDFATDQPDVDKKHNGEVGLGKGPILPRGANINPVLFDLLSDTATNNGIAVQYTGIARATGTDANVMQISRGGVATALVKIPLRYMHTPVETLSLADLDGAVELIVASLSKMGHKEAFIPM, encoded by the coding sequence ATGCGTGACGCATCTTTCGAATTCCTGCAGCAATTGCTGGCGGCGCCCAGCCCGTCCGGGTACGAGCAGCCTGCCCAGCGGGTCTTCCGCTCCTACATAGAGCCCTTCTGCCAGGTGGCTACCGACGTAATGGGGAACGTCTTCGGCATGATCCAGGGCGCAGGGAGCAACCGTCCCCGGGTCATGATCGTCGGCCACTCCGACGAGATCGGCCTCCAGGTCCGCTACCTGGACGACAACGGTTTCATCTATTTCTCCGCCATCGGTGGGGTCGATCCCCACATAACTCCGGGCATGAAGGTTCACGTCCACACCGCGAAGGGGAAACTGAACGGTGTGATCGGCAAGCGCCCCATCCACCTGATCGAGCCCAAGGAGCGCGACACGGTGATCAAGCTGGACGCCCAGTACATCGACATCGGCGCCGCCAACAAGAAGGAGGCCATGGAGTGGGTGCGGGTGGGCGATCCCATCACCTTCGCCGGGAACCTGGAACGTCTCTTCGGGGACCGCGTCAGTTCGCGCGGGCTCGACGACAAGGCCGGCAGCTTCGTGGTCGCCGAGGTGCTGCGCCGCGTCTCCGAGCTTCCCGACCAGCTTCCCATCGACCTCTACGGCGTCTCCTCGGTCCAGGAGGAGGTTGGTCTCCGCGGCGGCACAACCAGCAGCTACTCGGTGAACCCGGACGTAGGGATCTGCGTCGAGGTGGATTTCGCCACCGACCAGCCCGACGTGGACAAAAAGCACAACGGCGAAGTGGGGCTGGGCAAGGGGCCGATCCTTCCCCGCGGCGCCAACATCAACCCTGTCCTCTTCGACCTCCTCTCCGACACCGCTACCAATAACGGCATCGCCGTGCAGTACACCGGCATCGCCCGGGCGACCGGCACCGACGCCAACGTGATGCAGATCTCCCGCGGCGGCGTGGCCACCGCTTTGGTGAAGATCCCGCTGCGCTACATGCACACCCCGGTCGAGACCCTGTCGCTTGCCGACCTGGACGGGGCGGTCGAGCTGATCGTGGCGTCGCTCTCCAAGATGGGACATAAGGAAGCCTTCATCCCGATGTGA
- the rpsT gene encoding 30S ribosomal protein S20 — protein sequence MANHKSAMKRIKQTAKRTERNKHERSTLRTFIKRVREAVATKDQEAAKAALAVAIPVIDGAATKGIIHSSNASRNVSRLTKLVNTLG from the coding sequence TTGGCAAATCACAAATCGGCAATGAAAAGGATCAAGCAGACGGCTAAGAGAACGGAGCGCAACAAGCACGAACGTTCCACCCTGCGCACCTTCATCAAGCGCGTCCGCGAAGCGGTTGCCACCAAGGATCAGGAGGCTGCAAAGGCCGCTCTGGCCGTGGCCATCCCGGTCATTGACGGCGCTGCGACCAAGGGGATCATCCACTCCTCCAACGCTTCCAGGAACGTTTCCCGTCTCACCAAGCTGGTCAACACCCTGGGCTAG
- a CDS encoding class I SAM-dependent DNA methyltransferase, translating into MTLQGNKRDFDAVAGIWDQEPRRVKLAQDIVSALCRELPLDGRMEALDYGCGSGLVTLGLQPLVGRITGADSSKGMLEVLERKLEQGKIENVTLQLLDLEQQSLDASYDLITSSMTLHHVQDVPALVASLAAALKPGGWLALADLETENGSFHSDSKGVLHHGFSRAFLAGEFSKNGLREVRVVTAAVIEKKGEDGASRPYPVLLCLGRK; encoded by the coding sequence ATGACGCTGCAAGGGAACAAACGTGATTTCGACGCCGTTGCCGGCATTTGGGACCAGGAACCGCGCCGCGTGAAGCTCGCCCAGGATATCGTCAGCGCCCTTTGCCGCGAGCTCCCTCTCGATGGAAGGATGGAGGCGCTCGACTACGGCTGCGGCAGCGGACTGGTCACCCTGGGGCTGCAACCGCTGGTGGGGAGGATAACCGGCGCCGACAGCTCCAAGGGGATGCTGGAGGTGCTTGAGCGCAAGCTGGAGCAAGGGAAGATAGAAAACGTGACGCTGCAGCTGCTGGACCTGGAACAGCAGTCGCTCGACGCTTCATACGACCTCATCACGAGTTCGATGACGCTGCACCACGTGCAGGATGTGCCGGCCTTGGTCGCTTCGCTTGCTGCTGCTTTGAAGCCCGGAGGCTGGCTCGCGCTGGCTGACCTGGAGACGGAAAACGGCAGCTTTCATAGCGATTCAAAAGGTGTCTTGCACCATGGCTTCTCCCGCGCGTTTCTGGCCGGAGAGTTCTCCAAAAACGGGCTGCGCGAGGTGCGTGTGGTGACCGCCGCAGTCATCGAAAAAAAGGGGGAGGATGGCGCCTCCCGCCCCTATCCCGTCCTCCTTTGCCTGGGTCGCAAGTAG
- a CDS encoding cytochrome C, whose protein sequence is MNKKNVIATLLALALASTTALAADEHPGKESIAKSGYKGPETCEECHPGSAKGFMDTVHWKHASKVTNVEGLDPKKEYGMKNRIYVMCNGNDIVNNLKEIPKSPETGKSKFTGCNTCHPGNHISDVGSTGPEAEAAVDCLVCHSTDYDFRQRKPSRNEKGQVVMGQDRSTKAALAIGKPTVKNCMVCHEAAGGGVIVKRGFSFTKDTDAHAAKGMVCVDCHKAKNHKIPTGHDPNNWANDNVFVSCADTSCHGVKPHKDADLNRHSAKIACQTCHIPRTGGAFAKDFTVWEQTPDKFYEPTTLKKEANETTPVYAWYNGTVKNTPHFIGPKGSRKDGKSKITPFKIFQGKAFYNKQTGELLSMDFAQPMSNGDTRAGVLSAAKTLGMKNPEKVAKEAVPGWQTIYFGSNHLVTKSKALFCANCHAPNGVLNFKDLGYSDKEIVKLTSPELYMKKLAEKQKEEW, encoded by the coding sequence ATGAACAAGAAAAATGTCATAGCGACACTCTTAGCTTTGGCCCTGGCATCGACCACGGCTCTTGCGGCAGACGAGCACCCGGGCAAGGAATCGATCGCCAAGAGCGGCTACAAAGGCCCCGAGACCTGCGAGGAGTGCCATCCCGGCAGCGCCAAGGGCTTCATGGACACGGTGCACTGGAAGCACGCATCCAAGGTGACCAACGTGGAGGGCCTCGACCCGAAGAAAGAGTACGGGATGAAGAACCGCATCTACGTCATGTGCAACGGCAACGACATCGTGAACAACCTGAAGGAAATCCCCAAGAGCCCGGAAACCGGCAAGAGCAAGTTCACCGGCTGCAACACCTGCCACCCCGGCAACCACATAAGCGACGTAGGGAGCACCGGCCCCGAGGCCGAGGCGGCCGTCGACTGCCTGGTCTGCCACTCGACCGACTACGACTTCCGCCAGAGAAAACCCTCGAGAAACGAAAAAGGGCAGGTGGTGATGGGGCAGGACAGAAGCACCAAGGCGGCGCTCGCCATCGGCAAGCCGACCGTGAAGAACTGCATGGTCTGCCATGAGGCTGCAGGCGGCGGCGTCATCGTGAAGCGCGGCTTCTCCTTCACCAAGGATACCGACGCGCATGCGGCCAAGGGGATGGTCTGCGTCGACTGCCATAAGGCCAAGAACCACAAGATCCCCACCGGGCACGATCCCAACAACTGGGCCAACGACAACGTCTTCGTCTCCTGTGCCGACACCTCCTGTCACGGCGTAAAGCCGCATAAAGACGCCGACCTGAACCGCCACAGCGCGAAGATCGCCTGCCAGACCTGCCATATCCCGCGCACCGGCGGCGCCTTCGCCAAGGATTTCACCGTTTGGGAGCAGACCCCGGACAAGTTCTACGAGCCGACCACGCTGAAGAAAGAGGCCAACGAGACCACACCGGTTTACGCCTGGTACAACGGCACCGTTAAGAACACCCCTCACTTCATCGGCCCCAAAGGTAGCAGGAAGGACGGTAAGAGCAAGATCACCCCGTTCAAGATCTTCCAGGGTAAAGCCTTCTACAACAAGCAGACCGGGGAGCTCCTCTCCATGGATTTCGCCCAGCCGATGTCCAACGGCGACACCCGCGCCGGCGTCCTCTCCGCGGCGAAGACCCTGGGGATGAAGAACCCGGAGAAGGTGGCCAAGGAGGCAGTCCCCGGTTGGCAGACCATCTACTTCGGCAGCAACCACCTGGTCACCAAGAGCAAGGCGCTCTTCTGCGCCAACTGCCATGCGCCGAACGGCGTGCTCAACTTCAAGGACCTGGGCTACAGCGACAAGGAAATCGTGAAGCTGACCAGCCCCGAGCTGTACATGAAGAAGCTGGCGGAGAAACAAAAAGAAGAGTGGTAG
- a CDS encoding tetrathionate reductase family octaheme c-type cytochrome: MRGLLGILVGVALLAAAAQGMAAVDHSEFVKGPFKSGIEVTKVCLECHEQQAADFMKTTHWTWAGTPNMVKGMEKSTKKYGKSNMINSFCTSIQGGKDGVVHESCGKCHAGYGWTRTNFDFTDKTKVDCLICHAQKGNYTRATVGCEIDQKSIDKKSMDLNEAAKSVGLPGRKNCGACHFYGGGGDAVKNAGLDSTLEKPKKSQDVHMGTKESGGQDMACQACHVTKNHKIGGASSMMAHYDTRVNCEQCHSGAKAPHQKAKNGALINKHLATVACQTCHIPFFAKGQATKMAWKWSDVGKNITAEEQFDKETYAKHKGTFTWGMNVKPVYAWSNGMVERYMVGDKVKDPTKPVAMMRPVGDIKDKKAKIYPYKLYKGDQPMDAKFKNLIIFQQYKSLWVDYDWDKACRLGAEGTGLPYSGKYQFVNTEAYIAAQHEVAPKEEALQCGECHMGGNRLNWKALGYKGDPMQNGGRFSKPAQKVAKK; the protein is encoded by the coding sequence ATGAGAGGTTTGCTGGGAATTTTGGTGGGGGTTGCGCTCTTGGCGGCTGCCGCGCAGGGGATGGCTGCAGTAGACCATTCCGAGTTCGTCAAGGGGCCGTTCAAAAGCGGCATCGAGGTGACCAAGGTCTGTCTGGAGTGCCACGAGCAGCAGGCGGCTGACTTCATGAAGACGACCCACTGGACCTGGGCCGGCACGCCGAACATGGTCAAGGGGATGGAGAAAAGCACCAAGAAGTACGGCAAGTCCAACATGATCAACTCCTTCTGCACCTCCATCCAGGGGGGCAAGGACGGGGTGGTTCACGAGTCCTGCGGCAAGTGCCATGCAGGCTACGGCTGGACCCGCACCAACTTCGACTTCACCGACAAGACCAAGGTCGACTGCCTCATCTGCCATGCGCAGAAGGGGAACTACACCCGCGCGACCGTCGGGTGCGAGATCGACCAGAAGAGCATCGACAAGAAGAGCATGGACCTGAACGAGGCTGCCAAGAGCGTCGGGCTCCCCGGCCGCAAGAACTGCGGCGCCTGCCACTTCTACGGCGGCGGCGGCGACGCGGTCAAGAACGCCGGCCTCGACTCCACCCTTGAGAAGCCGAAAAAATCCCAGGACGTCCACATGGGGACCAAGGAAAGCGGCGGCCAGGACATGGCCTGCCAGGCCTGCCACGTAACCAAGAACCACAAGATCGGCGGCGCCTCCAGCATGATGGCGCACTACGACACCCGCGTTAACTGCGAGCAGTGCCACTCCGGCGCGAAGGCCCCGCACCAGAAGGCGAAAAACGGCGCGCTCATCAACAAGCACCTCGCCACCGTCGCCTGCCAGACCTGCCACATCCCGTTCTTCGCCAAAGGGCAGGCAACGAAGATGGCCTGGAAATGGTCCGATGTGGGGAAAAACATCACCGCCGAAGAGCAGTTCGACAAGGAAACCTATGCCAAGCACAAGGGTACTTTCACCTGGGGCATGAACGTGAAGCCGGTCTACGCCTGGAGCAACGGCATGGTCGAGCGTTACATGGTCGGCGACAAGGTTAAAGATCCCACCAAGCCGGTGGCCATGATGCGCCCGGTAGGCGACATCAAGGACAAGAAGGCCAAGATCTACCCGTACAAGCTCTACAAGGGCGACCAGCCGATGGATGCCAAGTTCAAGAACCTGATCATCTTCCAGCAGTACAAGTCCCTGTGGGTCGACTACGACTGGGATAAGGCGTGCCGGTTGGGCGCGGAAGGAACCGGCCTCCCCTACAGCGGGAAGTACCAGTTCGTGAACACCGAGGCCTACATCGCAGCACAGCACGAGGTGGCGCCCAAGGAAGAGGCACTTCAGTGCGGCGAGTGCCACATGGGCGGCAACCGCCTCAACTGGAAGGCCCTTGGGTACAAAGGCGACCCGATGCAAAACGGCGGCAGGTTTTCCAAGCCGGCCCAAAAAGTGGCTAAGAAATAA
- a CDS encoding DUF3373 family protein, which produces MKKLEKLLVGAAVCALAVPAVAQADEQEMQRKIDELTKKVQKLEEQKNAPDQKKIEDLTRKVDRLEDKSLGKWLTIGGDYRFRLDSLNGSTKAYTDAFGSLNNAQNALQGTIFSGGSVAGTPLAALMPLVQTMQGTTSYAAANQMVQMLGMNPALLPPQYQAMQQMAGALQTPTTAGGYAKRVPAYKPNNDTLYTNRFGLNMHAKATKDVTVNVRLLAYKTFGANDDQAVTNGGATPFFADRVGVFDGTIGRVPSSDFLNVDRAYATWSNIADQPVWFSVGRRPSTEGAPSNLRLNNERPGNGGTPALLVDYAFDGMTIGWAPDVEALPGAYAKICYGRGYEAGFETTTNNLKDTDMLGLAIVPVDTDPLRVWLQYNRGFNIFDFPTMNSTYYGDTAPAVNLGAIDWYGLGAMSTIKKVGPGNLNFFGDVGMSVTHPNDNVSGNAGFQGLMTGRFFAPEAPTSKTGWATYVGARYDYEPSKTKLGLEYNHGSKNWITFAPAADDMWTSKVGTRGDVYEAYLIQELNSKPVSSYLAKAFFRIGFQYYDFEYTGSNNWVGAPVKISSIQPGDMMLMAPVKSARDIYATLEVKF; this is translated from the coding sequence ATGAAAAAACTGGAAAAGCTGTTGGTGGGCGCGGCAGTCTGCGCACTGGCCGTACCTGCGGTGGCGCAGGCAGACGAACAGGAAATGCAGAGGAAAATCGACGAACTGACCAAGAAGGTGCAGAAGCTCGAAGAGCAGAAAAACGCTCCCGACCAGAAGAAGATCGAGGACCTGACCCGCAAGGTGGACCGGCTCGAGGACAAATCCCTCGGCAAGTGGCTCACCATCGGCGGCGACTACCGCTTCAGGCTCGACAGCCTGAACGGCAGCACCAAAGCGTACACCGATGCTTTCGGCTCCCTCAATAACGCTCAGAACGCCCTTCAGGGCACCATCTTCAGCGGCGGTTCGGTAGCCGGAACCCCGCTTGCCGCCCTGATGCCGCTTGTACAGACCATGCAGGGAACCACAAGTTACGCCGCCGCCAACCAGATGGTGCAGATGCTGGGTATGAACCCCGCCCTGCTTCCCCCGCAGTACCAGGCCATGCAGCAGATGGCAGGCGCCCTGCAGACCCCGACCACCGCTGGCGGCTATGCCAAGCGCGTCCCGGCCTACAAGCCTAACAACGACACCCTGTACACCAACCGCTTCGGCCTGAACATGCACGCCAAGGCGACCAAGGACGTGACCGTGAACGTCCGCCTTCTGGCATACAAAACCTTCGGGGCCAATGACGACCAGGCAGTCACCAACGGCGGCGCCACTCCGTTCTTCGCCGACCGCGTTGGTGTCTTCGACGGCACCATCGGCAGGGTTCCTTCCAGCGACTTCCTGAACGTCGACCGCGCCTACGCCACCTGGTCCAACATCGCCGACCAGCCGGTCTGGTTCTCCGTTGGTCGCCGCCCCTCCACCGAGGGTGCGCCTTCCAACCTCCGTCTGAACAACGAGCGCCCGGGCAACGGCGGCACCCCCGCCCTTCTCGTCGACTACGCCTTCGACGGCATGACTATCGGCTGGGCTCCCGACGTCGAGGCACTTCCGGGCGCCTACGCGAAGATCTGCTACGGCCGCGGCTACGAGGCAGGCTTTGAGACCACCACCAACAACCTGAAAGACACCGACATGCTCGGTCTCGCCATCGTCCCGGTAGACACCGACCCGCTGCGCGTCTGGCTGCAGTACAACCGCGGCTTCAACATCTTCGACTTCCCGACCATGAACAGCACCTACTACGGCGACACTGCTCCTGCGGTCAACCTGGGTGCGATCGACTGGTACGGCCTCGGCGCCATGAGCACCATCAAGAAGGTCGGCCCGGGTAACCTCAACTTCTTCGGCGACGTCGGGATGAGCGTCACCCACCCGAACGACAACGTGTCCGGCAATGCCGGCTTCCAGGGTCTGATGACCGGCCGCTTCTTCGCCCCGGAGGCTCCGACCAGCAAAACCGGCTGGGCCACCTACGTGGGTGCTCGTTACGACTACGAACCGAGCAAGACCAAGCTCGGCCTCGAGTACAACCACGGCTCCAAGAACTGGATCACCTTCGCACCTGCAGCCGACGACATGTGGACCTCCAAGGTCGGCACCCGCGGCGACGTCTACGAGGCATACCTCATCCAGGAGCTCAACAGCAAGCCGGTTTCCTCCTACCTCGCGAAAGCCTTCTTCCGCATCGGCTTCCAGTACTACGACTTCGAGTACACCGGGAGCAACAACTGGGTAGGCGCTCCGGTGAAGATCTCCAGCATCCAGCCGGGCGACATGATGCTGATGGCGCCTGTTAAGAGCGCCCGCGACATCTACGCAACCCTCGAGGTTAAATTCTAA
- the miaB gene encoding tRNA (N6-isopentenyl adenosine(37)-C2)-methylthiotransferase MiaB, translated as MSQAKKLYLETFGCQMNVSDSEKIVTLMKGMGYQQTQDPVEADLVLLNTCSIRATAEQRVYGHLGKFKSIKKAKPGLIIGVGGCVAQQEGEKLLKKAPFVNLVFGTHNLHLLQKMVAAAEAGKRSSQTDFLDDEKRFDLFPHSEAEGGVTRFVTVMQGCDNFCAYCIVPHVRGREISRSAAKVLEEVRVLAEAGVTEVNLLGQNVNSYASKQPGEPDFPELLRLVAQVDGIERIRFTTSHPKDMSQRLIECFADLPKLAPHIHLPAQSGSDRVLERMNRGYTASQYLAKVAALKEACPTIQFTGDMIVGFPGEDEAAFLETMALIEEVQYADLFSFIYSARPGTKAAQYADDATRAEKQGRLERLQAAQKKTTLARNRSFEGTVQKVLVEGLSSSGESLFGRTGGNRGTIFAGDPALAGRVLDVKIVEGLQTLLKGEIVHD; from the coding sequence GTGAGCCAAGCGAAAAAACTCTACCTGGAAACCTTCGGTTGCCAGATGAACGTCAGCGATTCCGAAAAGATAGTGACCCTGATGAAGGGGATGGGATACCAGCAGACTCAGGACCCGGTTGAGGCCGACCTTGTTCTTTTGAACACCTGCAGCATCAGGGCAACCGCCGAGCAGCGGGTCTACGGACACCTGGGGAAGTTCAAATCGATCAAGAAGGCAAAGCCCGGGCTCATCATCGGGGTCGGGGGGTGCGTGGCCCAGCAGGAAGGGGAAAAGCTCCTCAAGAAGGCCCCCTTCGTGAACCTGGTCTTCGGCACCCATAACCTGCACCTTTTGCAGAAGATGGTCGCCGCAGCTGAAGCAGGGAAAAGGAGCAGCCAGACCGATTTTCTCGACGACGAAAAGCGTTTCGACCTCTTCCCGCACTCCGAGGCGGAAGGGGGGGTGACCCGGTTTGTCACCGTGATGCAGGGGTGCGACAATTTCTGCGCCTACTGCATCGTGCCGCACGTACGCGGCCGCGAGATCAGCAGGAGCGCGGCCAAGGTCTTGGAGGAAGTGAGGGTTTTGGCCGAAGCCGGCGTCACCGAGGTAAACCTCTTGGGGCAGAACGTGAACTCGTACGCCTCCAAGCAACCGGGGGAGCCCGATTTCCCGGAGCTCTTGCGGCTGGTGGCGCAGGTCGACGGGATCGAGCGCATCCGCTTCACCACCTCGCATCCCAAAGACATGTCGCAGAGGCTGATAGAGTGCTTCGCCGATCTCCCGAAGCTTGCCCCCCACATCCACCTTCCCGCCCAGTCGGGTAGCGACCGGGTGCTGGAGCGGATGAACCGCGGCTACACGGCCTCGCAGTACCTGGCCAAGGTGGCTGCGCTCAAAGAGGCCTGCCCGACGATCCAGTTCACCGGCGACATGATAGTCGGCTTTCCGGGCGAGGACGAGGCGGCCTTCCTGGAGACCATGGCCCTGATCGAGGAGGTGCAGTACGCAGACCTCTTCTCCTTCATCTACTCGGCGCGTCCCGGCACCAAGGCGGCACAGTACGCTGACGACGCCACCCGGGCCGAGAAACAGGGGCGCCTGGAACGGTTGCAGGCGGCCCAGAAGAAGACGACCCTGGCACGCAACCGCAGTTTTGAGGGGACGGTGCAAAAGGTGCTGGTGGAGGGATTGAGCAGTTCCGGGGAGTCCCTCTTCGGCAGGACCGGCGGCAACCGCGGCACCATCTTCGCGGGAGACCCCGCGCTCGCCGGGCGCGTGCTGGACGTGAAAATTGTAGAAGGGTTGCAGACCCTGCTCAAGGGCGAGATAGTCCATGACTGA